The Apostichopus japonicus isolate 1M-3 chromosome 1, ASM3797524v1, whole genome shotgun sequence DNA segment TCGTTAAATCTCCACTCATCAGTGTCTTAGTAAAAGGTCAGGAAAAACGTGGACCCCTTTCGTTCAAACCACTTTTTGCTTTATATTTCCTTCTCGACAATTTTTCTTTGAGAATTCTTAGTATATGGGAGTTTTGCAAGTTTGTGAGGGTAGGGAGTTAAGGATAGAGCGAGGAGAgagtggtggtggtgggtggggtgggtgggggtggggcgtCGGAGGGTAATACTGATGACATAGCATAACTTCTCAAAATAACTTTTTGAGGTCATTTAGTAGACCCCACGGGCAAAAGGCTATGTTGCACttttagaatgtttttttttaattacaacaaaatgtattttattggaattttttgcagcaaaatgttcaaaagaaaaatgaaaaggaagaaaatggGAACCAACCTCAAAGCTTAGTTCATCAACTCCCACTAAGCCTCCAAGATACCCCAAGATACCATTTAGCAGTGCTAAAATAGCGATGAAGGCTATCAAGTTACCAGCGATATTCAGAGCCAGTGGTATGGCAGTGGCAGCTCCGTAGGACGCCGCTTCAATTACGTTCCTCTGTTCACTATCcaagtaaaatattatataatgaaTGTTTTCTCTATTTGGTCATGTAAGGTTTAGATTTATGTTGGATACGATGCCGCCGATGAtgaagtaggggggggggggtaggcacGTACCCTGATTTGCGTCACTGCTGTCAGAAAACCGGGCACACTTGTAAATGAAATCCCTAATTTACGAAATAGAACATTTTGTAGTACTTGTTAAGGTATAGCACAAATTGATCATTACGATATGATCGAAAGAAAATAGTTATACATATGTATTGCTAATTGCTACTAATTAATAATTCTGCTCCGGTTGAATGTTAAGAAATCCCCGAATAAACCTCACACCCGACTGTAGATGGGAGGTGGGGAGGTTCCCCTGCCCCAAACTCCCCTTGCGCACTCTAATGCGGTCTCAAAGATAAACCAATCCCCATTCATGTAGAGTGTTACCACTTCAATGTATAGAGCAATAAGAAAATTAATTGATCTTACCCTTTAGGTAAATCAATTTCTTCCATTGTCTTAAAACGAGACTTTTCCGTCTCCGGATAAAAAAGTTTCGCAATCGCAAGAGCTGCCGGAGCGGACATGACGGAAGCCGATAATAGATGTGACGCacttattccaaatgcgatgtAGGCTCCAAGAACACTCCCAGCGATGGTTGCAAACCCTCCTGTCATAACAGCATGGAGTTCGGATTTAGTCATGTCCTTTAACATCGGTCTGATCAGCAATGGCGCCTCAGTCTGCAATATCCAATAGGTAAACTCATAAAACAGTCCCTTCATCACCACATCCTCTGACCaagcctccccctcccctcctccacctATTAGATCAATTAATTGAATGAACTTGAACAGTTTCCCAACGAATATATCGTATTACCTTTACAATAGAATTATTTTCGCCTAAGGCACTTCAGTCAGGTAACAGTCTTTTATAACAGTAGGAATGCCCACCATCTATAGTCAAACTGAACATGGACATGAGACGTCTCAATGACAAGCAAGAACATTTTCAAGAATGACGATCCAGTCATTAAGTCTCTTCATTTAGAAATAATTCCAGAGGTCAGCATTGtgtcaaattaaattattatcCCGATTAATTGTTTGCAATTTATAAATGTATGGAACTGACTTAAACTCTGACCTGGCCAACAAATATATTTCCTGCTGCATTTAAAGACTCGGATGCCGAGGTCTGCATCGTACGCTCCATCAACCAGGCTATCTTCTTAATAACGTATTGCATAGCTCCCCAGTAGTACAGTACAGAGATACAGGTGCTGAAGTAAATTACTACAGGCAGAACCTACAAATTAGAGAGATCAAGTATAtactaataaacaaataatgTGTGTCATTTGGTTGCGTAATGATCGAACTGAACATTTGGTCGTGAAAATGGCTGGTCTTGAGCTTAGCACATTTTCCACAAGAGAACGCCGTATGAAGCTCACATTGTTATTGAATTAACTATTGGCAATAAACAGGCGTTGCTTTTTTCTTTGGTTTCGTTGAAACAGGAAAATTTTCCTAACGTGACCTCTTCGCTGAACGCCAAAACTTACAATGATAATGTACAAGTAAACgatgataatataaataaatgtaagaCATGAAAAGGGAAATCCCACACGATGACAACGAACattgtggtccttttggcgttccacgAAGAGTTATCACAGTCCGGTTGAGGTAAAGTGATCTAAGCTAATTAATATCAGTATAAGAATGTCAACTTCATTAATGGTACTCACTTTGAAAGCGAAGAAATGATCGAGATACTGAGGATCTCCGAACACGAATTTAGCTCCTTCGTCAGAGAAATCGAGGAACATTTGCACAACATCGCCTAACCAGTTGAACATTTCGTAACCTGCTCTGGTTTGAAGTATGAATAGTGCCAGCAGAAACTGAAGGACCAACCCCCAGATAACAGGACGCCACTTAACCTGCATATCATCGAAAAAGGGATTATTTGTATTAACGAATTGATTTTCAGACTTCGAGTTAACCAGTAAACAGACAATACGTTTTCTTTTTTGACGATTTGTTTGCTATTTGAACTAATTATAGGCCGAAAATAGACCAATGTAGATCGTAGGTACCTTTTTGACAGCGCGGGACATCCTTATCGAGAGGAGCAAGGTATTGCTGCGTCGGCGTTGGAGAGAATTTAGAAATTGAGTAGGACATCCATCCCTACTACACTAGTTTTAAGAGGTGTGAACGTCATTCCTGGCCGCTTTTAGATCGCGAGGAACATGTTTTCGGGACGCGTCGTTCTTGGCTTCCGCTGGCTATCTTAGCAAACCCTCAATGTTTGGGACCTCCCTGATATTCCATATGACTGCTGTTTTTTAGGTCGCGAGTATAAAGTATCCTATATTTACGCAGAGCATGTAGAATTTTCATTCCGCGTGCAATATCGTTATGGACTGAAGTTTTGATACACCGtgatacaacccccccccccctacgccTCCCACATCCCCCCTGTATCGAAAGAGTGTGTTGAGGCTCGATTAGCTTCAAACGAAGGCGTAATGATCAAATAAATTAAGACGGTTAAAACAATCAAATTTTTGAACCGAGCGCAAAGGTATACGGTATAGTTGCAAATATGGCTAGTTGAGTTGCACTGGTTACAAGTGAAGGATGTATTGGATTCCTGACAAACGCCCTAAACTCAAATTCCACAAATAATGGCAACATCACTGAATAACGTTTCTATCGATGTAAACATTAAAGCAGTCTCATTTCGCATAGGTCGACACTAAAAGAAAACCCTTATTTGTACACAATACATTTCGGAAAATCACATGAGTTTTCATAATTACATTACTATGCATAGAAGAGAATATATACCTTGTGTTATTACAGTAGGGCAATAAAAACATTTCCATAAATGTTTATGTTTACTGACCTGCCTGGGATACTTTGAAAAGATGAAGGTggtaaaaatgaagaaaaatagaCCGACGCCAGAGATGAGTTGTTCGGGGTTTTCTCGACAGAGGAAGTAAAGCCCTACTCCAATGCCAGCCAATATGATGGCAGAAATGAACCTAAAAAGACATTTATTTTAGGttaatttaagatattttaGTTTATATGTTTActtatttgttgttgtgtttttgtaaaTAAAGACTTTTTTACAAtcacatatttgtttttttctttgatggTGAAATTCGCAGGTATAGTATAACAAGTCTGCATAGTTATGAGAAATGCcaaatttgtattaaaaaaacCCCGAACGCCCCCTCCtaacaccccccaccccaaagaaGAAAGCGTAGGAAGAGTACAAGTAAAGGTTGTATAGGAACTACACATTGTGTTGTAGTATAACTTACCATTTTCCCACCTTCCACactttttgaaagatttttacTGCAGGTGAGATGCATTTCTCATAAAGTACATCACCAAAATGATCTCGGACAAAGCCACATATATACACGAAGAGGACAAAAGCAGTAAGGGAGAGCATGACTATGCTATCGTGAAGGTTCAAGTAACAGGCATAAGAGAGAAAGGCGAAGTAGCAGAGTAACAAAATAGCTAAGATGATGTATTTGATGGCTTTCTTGTTATCTCTGGTAAATGCCGACATGCCTACAGTGTAGGTATCTATAGTCTGTGTAAAGAAATGTGAGAAGAAAAGAGAATTGTTTACTTATCGTTttacatttttggttatttgcTTATACAATTTGAAGATATATGACTTTAGGGAAGCTATATTTATTTGTAGCCTGGTTATACTATAATTTAATAGCTCGAGTTCAAAGTCTAAGTTCTTCTTTTCTAGTGCGATTTGGTAAATATAAGGCAGCAGATATGTTTCCCTGTGTTCTGCCTATTTTTCTGTTGTTATTCTAGTGTACGGTATGATGTAAATATAGCGTAACAAATTTATAACGATAGGCAGAGAATTAACTAAGTATGGGGAACCCCAATGAATTTGATCCGTGTAAATGAACATTCAATATTGGTTTATCACCTGTCAGGTTAACCGAAAAGGAGATTCGGATACTTGCTATCGTCGAGtcatcaaattttgaagttCATTACAAAATTTCACACGTATAAACAAGCACATCATTTTCATACTGGTCACGTCACAATCACCTAAAACGATGAAAAACTGTTTCTGTGAGAGGAAACCCTTGACTTCCAACTATTTGAATTAACACGCACGGGTACTTTTAAGATATTGGGAAAAGGGACGAGTTGTTTTTGCCTACCGCCCATATCTTTGTTTGGAAATCCTCTTTTTCTCTTGCACTGTACTCATTCTCGGCTTTCTCCTTGGCGTCAATATTCCCCGATACCGTATCTATACCACTGTCTGGGGTATTATCCGAAGACAGATCCAGAGATTTCAAACTGACTGCATCGTGTTCGTATCCCTTTATTAAAAATGATTTAAGACGAAATATCAATGTTAATACATATCTGAACATGCACAGTAGGAGATGATGACTATGTATAAGAGGTCTTTAAAGAGGTGGTGGCAGAGATTATATGAAATCAGTGACGTCCAAAGGATATCAAAGGAGGGGGTTCGAATTatgaacccccctccccacccgcAACTGAGTTAGGTAGGGGCAGGAATGTTGATGGAAGGGGAAGAGGCAGATCCAGGATTTGATAAAGGACGCGGCATGGTCCTGGGTCTTTGAAGCCTGTACGCAAATAAGGGGGGTGGCTGGGATCTCTCCCCATGGGATATGATTAATTGCTAAGACGTCAATGATGCATTTAGATGCTATATATTATTGAAAGTGTATTTacatgaacaaaagaacacaGTTTGAACGCATATAACAAACATTACATATAAACAGATTTTTCGAGATCGTGTTAACTGGATTTGTGAAGCTTATTCTGGCTAGCTGCTCTCCCTATTTCAAAGttaatcatttcattttacCATAACGTCGTTTTAATAAATATCATTCTCGTtatttttgtcattattttgcgAACCGACAATTACAAATACTCTTCTATGTAATACTGGCACAaaacatatgacgtcatcaccaaCATTACCTttcaaaccattttttttttgtgtgtgcaataAAC contains these protein-coding regions:
- the LOC139968666 gene encoding solute carrier family 28 member 3-like; this encodes MDPTKTDDSYFNVGYEHDAVSLKSLDLSSDNTPDSGIDTVSGNIDAKEKAENEYSAREKEDFQTKIWATIDTYTVGMSAFTRDNKKAIKYIILAILLLCYFAFLSYACYLNLHDSIVMLSLTAFVLFVYICGFVRDHFGDVLYEKCISPAVKIFQKVWKVGKWFISAIILAGIGVGLYFLCRENPEQLISGVGLFFFIFTTFIFSKYPRQVKWRPVIWGLVLQFLLALFILQTRAGYEMFNWLGDVVQMFLDFSDEGAKFVFGDPQYLDHFFAFKVLPVVIYFSTCISVLYYWGAMQYVIKKIAWLMERTMQTSASESLNAAGNIFVGQTEAPLLIRPMLKDMTKSELHAVMTGGFATIAGSVLGAYIAFGISASHLLSASVMSAPAALAIAKLFYPETEKSRFKTMEEIDLPKGEQRNVIEAASYGAATAIPLALNIAGNLIAFIAILALLNGILGYLGGLVGVDELSFEFICSYVFAPLAFLMGVQWKDCRLVAELLGLKTFLNEFVAYERLAEIIQNRETGEGETISIRSEVIATYALCGFSNFSAIGIQLGGLTPMAPSRASDLADVAMRALIAGSTACFMTACVAGILYDASDYETAIDINATSTVFPTTFISDLTSRF